The sequence TTCTGAGAAACGTGAGCCTTACTTTCAACACAAACTACTGGTGTCTTAATTCTTGGATGAAAAGTAAAGCTGCTTAAATAGATAGTTATTGCGCAGGATGCTACAGGCTGACATCGTGTGATCCCAGCTCACCTAGGCAGAATATAAGCCAATATGGAGTGATGTTGATTGTGAGTTTCATTATTTCTGTCCCTACCTACTAGCTtctacaaaaatatatatgttgtgcTTGGAGATGATACTGTTATTGATTACAGGTTGGCATTAGTGTCATTCTGTTCATCTTCTACAATTGCTATGAGAAAGTCATCACAATCAGGGAAAGGAGGCGTGCTAGATCAAGGGAGACTGCAGTGAAAAGCGTCAAGGAGAATGCTCGAGCACAGGCACGCTGGCTAGTTGCAAAGGACGCTATTAGGAGGAGGGTGCTTGAGATGTCCCATTCATTTTCACGTGCTGTATCTGGACGAAGGGAGATAGAAGCCACTGATCTTCCAACACACGAGATTAAAGAGTATGGTGATAGTTTTGAAGGCATGGATTCAGAGACTGGAGACAAGGATGAGACTGGAGACAAGGATAAGACGAAGAAGGTGAAGGCGAAGCATATCAGGACGGATACTCAGATGTTCAAGTATGTGTATTCTCAGCTGGAGAAGGAGAAAGCTCAAGAGCAGCACAAGGAAGATGCTGCTACCTTGTCTGGAGTGATTTCAATGGCTATGGATGCTGGGGTGAGAAGAAGGCCTGCTATTGAGATTGCTTTCAGAGACCTCACAGTGACGTTGAAGCATAAAAAGAGGTGTCTTTTGAGGTTTATCAACGGGGAAATCCTGCCCGGTAGGATAACTGCTCTCATGGGGCCATCTGGGGCAGGAAAAACAACCTTGCTTTCAGCACTGGCTGGGAAAACAGTTGGATGCTCCATAACTGGCTTGGTTCTCATAAACAGCAAGGTGGAGTCGATAGCCTCGTACAAAAAGATCGTTGGCTTCGTGCCACAGGATGATGTTGTGCATGGGAATTTAACAGTGGAAGAGAATATATGGTTCAGTGCCAATTGCAGGTAAGAAATGTGACAGTGGCATTAGTCATTTTTTTCTGAATTGACGCTAAAAAATGGGTTATTCTCTGCATATTGTGTGTAGGCTTTCAGCTGGTTTACCTAAAGCAGGCAAAGTACTTGTTGTTGAGAGAGTCATCGAGTCCCTCGGGCTGCAGCCAGTGCGAAACTCCTTGGTTGGCACTGTGGAGAAACGAGGCATCTCCGGTGGGCAGAGGAAGCGCGTAAATGTGGGGTTGGAGCTAGTAATGGAACCTTCACTCTTGTTCCTAGACGAACCAACCTCCGGATTGGACAGCTCGTCTTCTCAGCTCCTTCTCAGAGCACTCAAACGAGAAGCGCTTGAAGGCGTTAACATTTGCATGGTTGTCCACCAACCAAGGTAAACTTTAGCAAGCTAAGCATAGTTTGTTTTAAGATTTCAAGAGGTGAATCATGAAGTATCCTTTTGTTTTTTGCAGCTATTCCTTGTTCAATATGTTTGATGACTTGATACTTCTAGCTAAGGGGGGACTCACTGCCTACCACGGGGCGGTTAGGGATGTCGAGGATTACTTTGCAAACCTCGGTATCAGTGTCCCGGACCATATCAATCCACCAGACTACTTCATAGATGTTTTGGAAGGAATGGTGAAGCCTCACACTAGCTCAGCTGTAACTTATGAAGACCTTCCTCTCAGATGGATGCTCCACAAAGGCTACCCCGTTCCACCCGACATGCAAAGGACTGCTTCAGCGGCTGGTGTGCCTGCAAGAAATCAAGAAAATCAGAGCATTGATCAGCAGCATCTGTCTTTCTGTGGGGAGCTGTGGCAGAATCTGAAATATAGAGTTGAAGCACGGTGTGATGTTGTACGGAACAACTTCCTCATGATGAATGACTTGTCTAGGAGAAGAACTCCCTGCATTCTTGTGCAATATCGATACTTTGTTGGAAGGTAGAACCACAACCATAATCATATAATTTCAAGTTTTGATCCTAACCAGTAGCTTATTATCATCTTTCATACCTTGGCTCAGGATAGCTAAGCAACGCCTTCGAGAAGCTAGAATTCAAGCCATAGACTTCCTCATATTGCTGCTTGCTGGTGCCTGTTTGGGGCTGCTTGCTAAATCAGGTGATGAAAGCTTTGGCGCGCCAGGTTATACCTACACTGTTATAGCTACTTGTAAGTTTAGAAACACAGATCAGCATTCAAGTGTATTCTCAAGCTGTTTCTTATTGCTTATACTCATCTTTTCTGCTCAGCTCTATTGAGCAAGATCGCGGCACTGAGAACGTTCTCTCTGGACAAGCTGGAGTACAGGAGGGAACGGGCTTCGGGCATCAGCAGCCTTGCACATTTTGTGGCCAAAGACACAATAGACCATTTCAATACACTGATCAAGCCATTGGTGTACCTCTCCATGTTTTACTTCTTCAGCAATCCAAGATCGACGTTCTTGGACAACTACATCGTCTTGCTTTGCCTCATCTACTGTGTAACGGGGATAGCTTACACGCTGGCTATCTTCCTCGAACCGGGTCCATCTCAGCTGGTGATGATCATCACTCTCACTCAACAATGCTACTTTTATTCCACTTCAATATGTTCATGATTTTAGCCTATCAAATTTGTAGTGCTCTGTGCTTCTACCTGTAGTTCTCACTCTGCTCTCCACTCAACCCAAAGACAGCAAAT comes from Salvia miltiorrhiza cultivar Shanhuang (shh) chromosome 3, IMPLAD_Smil_shh, whole genome shotgun sequence and encodes:
- the LOC131014832 gene encoding ABC transporter G family member 24-like isoform X3, with the translated sequence MGLQFGPHSARFHKRATNTSPNFCMPILLRGFLLPSGPHMHDTYMYQLPPGHSNHTCGGANIWADVSRSASMFCSAGSYCPTNTQEISCASRHYCLMGSTSEKRCYRLTSCDPSSPRQNISQYGVMLIVGISVILFIFYNCYEKVITIRERRRARSRETAVKSVKENARAQARWLVAKDAIRRRVLEMSHSFSRAVSGRREIEATDLPTHEIKEYGDSFEGMDSETGDKDETGDKDKTKKVKAKHIRTDTQMFKYVYSQLEKEKAQEQHKEDAATLSGVISMAMDAGVRRRPAIEIAFRDLTVTLKHKKRCLLRFINGEILPGRITALMGPSGAGKTTLLSALAGKTVGCSITGLVLINSKVESIASYKKIVGFVPQDDVVHGNLTVEENIWFSANCRLSAGLPKAGKVLVVERVIESLGLQPVRNSLVGTVEKRGISGGQRKRVNVGLELVMEPSLLFLDEPTSGLDSSSSQLLLRALKREALEGVNICMVVHQPSYSLFNMFDDLILLAKGGLTAYHGAVRDVEDYFANLGISVPDHINPPDYFIDVLEGMVKPHTSSAVTYEDLPLRWMLHKGYPVPPDMQRTASAAGVPARNQENQSIDQQHLSFCGELWQNLKYRVEARCDVVRNNFLMMNDLSRRRTPCILVQYRYFVGRIAKQRLREARIQAIDFLILLLAGACLGLLAKSGDESFGAPGYTYTVIATSLLSKIAALRTFSLDKLEYRRERASGISSLAHFVAKDTIDHFNTLIKPLVYLSMFYFFSNPRSTFLDNYIVLLCLIYCVTGIAYTLAIFLEPGPSQLCSVLLPVVLTLLSTQPKDSKFIKIFTRLCYPSWALEAFIVSNAKSYHGVWLIQRCGALLITGYNVNDWNLCITLLMATGAACRALAFIGMLALQKK
- the LOC131014832 gene encoding ABC transporter G family member 24-like isoform X2, with the protein product MEWVKKVGFLVLMQILLVQCQQDFGNGINATQLDDPTVMKHFTELVYRRLSAVTSDLINTQIAHKATFCITDPEVEWNKSFNYSSNLDFLSKCIAETQGDLAQRLCTAAELKFYFTNFIASTKSASSFLKPNINCNLTRWVSGCEPGWACSSGLTQPDFTNAQQIPARTSACQSCCEGFFCPQGLTCMIPCPLGSYCPRATLNASTGLCDPYMYQLPPGHSNHTCGGANIWADVSRSASMFCSAGSYCPTNTQEISCASRHYCLMGSTSEKRCYRLTSCDPSSPRQNISQYGVMLIVGISVILFIFYNCYEKVITIRERRRARSRETAVKSVKENARAQARWLVAKDAIRRRVLEMSHSFSRAVSGRREIEATDLPTHEIKEYGDSFEGMDSETGDKDETGDKDKTKKVKAKHIRTDTQMFKYVYSQLEKEKAQEQHKEDAATLSGVISMAMDAGVRRRPAIEIAFRDLTVTLKHKKRCLLRFINGEILPGRITALMGPSGAGKTTLLSALAGKTVGCSITGLVLINSKVESIASYKKIVGFVPQDDVVHGNLTVEENIWFSANCRLSAGLPKAGKVLVVERVIESLGLQPVRNSLVGTVEKRGISGGQRKRVNVGLELVMEPSLLFLDEPTSGLDSSSSQLLLRALKREALEGVNICMVVHQPSYSLFNMFDDLILLAKGGLTAYHGAVRDVEDYFANLGISVPDHINPPDYFIDVLEGMVKPHTSSAVTYEDLPLRWMLHKGYPVPPDMQRTASAAGVPARNQENQSIDQQHLSFCGELWQNLKYRVEARCDVVRNNFLMMNDLSRRRTPCILVQYRYFVGRIAKQRLREARIQAIDFLILLLAGACLGLLAKSALLSKIAALRTFSLDKLEYRRERASGISSLAHFVAKDTIDHFNTLIKPLVYLSMFYFFSNPRSTFLDNYIVLLCLIYCVTGIAYTLAIFLEPGPSQLCSVLLPVVLTLLSTQPKDSKFIKIFTRLCYPSWALEAFIVSNAKSYHGVWLIQRCGALLITGYNVNDWNLCITLLMATGAACRALAFIGMLALQKK
- the LOC131014832 gene encoding ABC transporter G family member 24-like isoform X1: MEWVKKVGFLVLMQILLVQCQQDFGNGINATQLDDPTVMKHFTELVYRRLSAVTSDLINTQIAHKATFCITDPEVEWNKSFNYSSNLDFLSKCIAETQGDLAQRLCTAAELKFYFTNFIASTKSASSFLKPNINCNLTRWVSGCEPGWACSSGLTQPDFTNAQQIPARTSACQSCCEGFFCPQGLTCMIPCPLGSYCPRATLNASTGLCDPYMYQLPPGHSNHTCGGANIWADVSRSASMFCSAGSYCPTNTQEISCASRHYCLMGSTSEKRCYRLTSCDPSSPRQNISQYGVMLIVGISVILFIFYNCYEKVITIRERRRARSRETAVKSVKENARAQARWLVAKDAIRRRVLEMSHSFSRAVSGRREIEATDLPTHEIKEYGDSFEGMDSETGDKDETGDKDKTKKVKAKHIRTDTQMFKYVYSQLEKEKAQEQHKEDAATLSGVISMAMDAGVRRRPAIEIAFRDLTVTLKHKKRCLLRFINGEILPGRITALMGPSGAGKTTLLSALAGKTVGCSITGLVLINSKVESIASYKKIVGFVPQDDVVHGNLTVEENIWFSANCRLSAGLPKAGKVLVVERVIESLGLQPVRNSLVGTVEKRGISGGQRKRVNVGLELVMEPSLLFLDEPTSGLDSSSSQLLLRALKREALEGVNICMVVHQPSYSLFNMFDDLILLAKGGLTAYHGAVRDVEDYFANLGISVPDHINPPDYFIDVLEGMVKPHTSSAVTYEDLPLRWMLHKGYPVPPDMQRTASAAGVPARNQENQSIDQQHLSFCGELWQNLKYRVEARCDVVRNNFLMMNDLSRRRTPCILVQYRYFVGRIAKQRLREARIQAIDFLILLLAGACLGLLAKSGDESFGAPGYTYTVIATSLLSKIAALRTFSLDKLEYRRERASGISSLAHFVAKDTIDHFNTLIKPLVYLSMFYFFSNPRSTFLDNYIVLLCLIYCVTGIAYTLAIFLEPGPSQLCSVLLPVVLTLLSTQPKDSKFIKIFTRLCYPSWALEAFIVSNAKSYHGVWLIQRCGALLITGYNVNDWNLCITLLMATGAACRALAFIGMLALQKK